A single region of the Theileria annulata chromosome 4, complete sequence, *** SEQUENCING IN PROGRESS *** genome encodes:
- a CDS encoding SfiI-subtelomeric fragment related protein family member, putative (Tap579b07.q1c.C.cand.159 - score = 92.69;~SMART pfam:EMA (PF02488) at aa 964-1220, E()=1.00e-02; pfam:DUF529 (PF04385) at aa 94-232, E()=2.70e-67; 415-552, E()=1.00e-57; 595-757, E()=8.20e-58; 805-942, E()=2.00e-57; 985-1095, E()=8.40e-09; 1111-1234, E()=6.00e-39;~Signal peptide predicted for TA09770 by SignalP 2.0 HMM (Signal peptide probability 0.975, signal anchor probability 0.000) with cleavage site probability 0.696 between residues 25 and 26): protein MKRWIITLNLLFYITFLNQWNFAESQTVNGDSTTPDSDGSTPVNSVDPTGTSAGQASQSPITESQPKSSSSVTDQSSTEGTPTDTTPTSAVNKVTLDLNASQSTTEFDYTDENGLVTFTPKADHVFNKIIDGTKDVWKSKNNVNGTLVRTKTVDNKKYLAILLNNNMFKLLKEEDNEWNDITSQTSDIKKLKFFGENDTELKSSDYTVILIYLSYQYTFKPGINCTNIKYGEDDVWKHSEYTKFSKIKIFSLGLITNSFFVFNNEFESKKLDFKPTPEPEAKPETPEPVTPTPEPTPPTPEPTPPTPDETKPETEESTKPPQEPTQSTEESSTHQSTEESSTHQSTQPETPEAKESQPEAPDDTIEPKATPPTPTPTPTPTPTPHSQPTPSPTTVEDSTYSEGTPTDTTPSPTKVTLDLNATQSTNEFEYTNKNYVITFTTKDNHVFSKVVQGTNVIWVSKDGIHCTLVMSKTVYGVKFLAMLLTNNMFILFKGSDGWHDVTSKRRDVTKLKFLVEDDTELSTSDYPVTLQNLSYTILFNTNITCKKIMLGDVEVWTHTDDTEFSEIKSLQLDLLNNKFLITNLQDLTKEVSTKVTLDINKSKDTNQFHYSKDGNIRTFTPKDDYVFNKIVKTYKSNPCVSTCCGSTSCGSIDELEIWTSQPEDHGLKAVLMGSGKDEKFLSILLQSRNFVLLHKSGKNKPWNDITSEKYDVTKLRFFGDSDTPLFKSSDFQVTLQDLSYTYIFNEDVNCKKVRHSNDFVWTHTDDKSFQSLKSLQLDLPSNQFSVTNSSDQTKELTKAKRTLVTLDLNATQSTNEFEYTNKNYVITFTTKDNHVFSKVVQGTNVIWVSKDGIHCTLVMSKTVYGVKFLAMLLTNNMFILFKGSDGWHDVTSKRRDVTKLKFLVEDDTELSTSDYPVTLQNLSYTILFNTNITCKKIMLGDVEVWTHTDDTEFSEIKSLQLDLLNNKFLITNLQDLTKEVSTKVTLDINKSKDTNQFHYSKDGNIRTFTPKDDYVFNKIVKTYKSNPCVSTCGDHTCCGSIDELDIWTAKPEDHGLKAVLMGSGKDEKFLSILLQSRNFVLLHKSGKNKPWNDITSEKYDVTKLRFFGDSDTPLFKSSDFQVTLQDLSYTYIFNEDVNCLKITYNNNTLLWTHTDYTDFSEIKSLQLDLPKDQFSVTNSSDQTKELTKAKRTLVTLDLNATQSTNEFEYTNKNYVITFTTKDNHVFSKVVQGTNVIWVSKDGIHCTLVMSKTVYGVKFLAMLLTNNMFILFKGSDGWHDVTSKRRDVTKLKFLDESDTQLTKTDYSVRTVFLSFIYTFNDDVVCKKIKLGDDEVWKHSDDPDYSEIKIFSIGLVSNSFYVFNNKNKSKKLDIKVSLDINASQSTDKFDISEHNSIVTYRPKTGYKLTKVCDGNTDIWTSSDGYATQVRIGSSDDAKYLALLLGDGTFKFFEKESDDWTEISDDNLLREHIPNFPAKSQTQTSSTTTETIGTPAITTLTKVTLDIEKTESTNEFDFNDQNGVVTFKPKDNHLFDKVVDGTKNIWQSKDNVFGRLVMSMTKDDGKHLAILLTNNMFTLFNERKTMSGPSPVSKIKPSDYKVTIIFLSYEYIFKDDVKCLKITYNDTDVWTHTDDPNFSDIKSFSLGLPSNKFFVKNSSDQSKKVPYTHSLILRVTQSQYYSHNLNSYLNTLSSIWI, encoded by the coding sequence ATGAAAAGATGGATtataacattaaatttattattttatattacattctTAAATCAATGGAATTTTGCAGAATCTCAGACAGTAAATGGTGATTCTACAACACCAGATTCTGATGGGTCAACTCCAGTTAATTCAGTAGATCCTACTGGTACCAGTGCAGGTCAGGCAAGTCAGTCACCAATCACTGAATCACAACCAAAATCAAGTTCATCTGTAACTGATCAATCCAGTACTGAAGGTACTCCTACTGATACTACACCAACTTCAGCAGTCAACAAGGTCACCCTTGACCTCAATGCTAGTCAGTCTACCACTGAATTCGACTACACAGATGAGAACGGTCTAGTTACATTCACACCTAAGGCTGACCATGTGTTCAACAAGATAATTGATGGTACAAAGGATGTTTGGAAATCCAAGAATAATGTCAATGGTACATTGGTTAGGACAAAGACTGTGGATAATAAGAAATACCTTGCCATACtgttgaataataatatgttcaaaCTGTTAAAAGAGGAGGATAATGAGTGGAACGATATCACTAGTCAGACGTCGGATATCAAGAAGTTGAAGTTCTTTGGTGAGAATGATACTGAGTTAAAGTCTTCGGACTATACAGTTATCCTTATCTATCTATCTTATCAATACACATTCAAACCTGGAATCAACTGTACGAATATCAAGTATGGTGAAGATgatgtttggaaacatagtgaatatactaaattttcaaaaatcAAGATATTTTCATTGGGACTTATTACAAATAGTTTCTTTGtgtttaataatgaatttgaatCAAAAAAACTGGATTTTAAACCAACACCCGAACCTGAAGCGAAACCAGAGACTCCAGAACCTGTCACACCTACTCCAGAACCTACACCACCAACTCCAGAACCTACACCACCAACTCCAGATGAGACTAAACCTGAAACTGAAGAATCTACTAAACCTCCACAAGAACCTACTCAATCTACTGAAGAATCATCAACACATCAATCTACTGAAGAATCATCAACACATCAATCTACTCAACCTGAAACTCCTGAAGCTAAGGAATCACAGCCTGAAGCTCCAGATGATACTATTGAACCTAAGGCTACTCCTCCAACTCCAACTCCAACTCCTACTCCTACTCCTACTCCTCACTCTCAACCTACTCCTAGTCCAACAACTGTTGAAGACTCCACCTACTCTGAAGGTACTCCTACTGATACTACACCTTCACCAACGAAGGTTACTCTTGACCTCAATGCAACTCAGTCTACTAATGAGTTCgaatatactaataagAATTATGTAATTACATTCACTACCAAGGATAACCATGTATTCAGTAAGGTAGTTCAGGGTACCAATGTTATCTGGGTGTCCAAGGATGGTATCCATTGTACTTTAGTAATGTCGAAGACTGTTTATGGTGTTAAATTTCTAGCCATGCTCCTgactaataatatgttcatACTGTTCAAAGGGTCTGATGGCTGGCATGATGTAACTTCTAAGAGACGTGATGTTACTAAACTCAAGTTCCTTGTTGAAGATGATACTGAACTCTCCACGTCAGACTACCCAGTTACTCTACAAAATCTATCCTATACCATACTGTTCAACACCAATATCACCTGTAAGAAGATCATGCTAGGAGACGTTGAAGTTTGGACTCACACTGATGACACTGAGTTTTCTGAGATAAAGTCACTTCAGCTAGATcttctaaataataaattccTCATCACCAATCTCCAAGATCTAACAAAGGAAGTCTCTACCAAGGTCACTCTTGATATCAATAAGTCTAAGGATACCAATCAGTTCCATTACTCTAAGGATGGTAATATTAGAACATTCACTCCTAAGGATGACTATGTGTTTAACAAGATTGTAAAAACATACAAATCTAATCCTTGTGTTTCAACATGTTGTGGTAGTACAAGTTGTGGTTCAATAGATGAACTGGAGATATGGACTTCTCAACCAGAAGATCACGGTCTCAAGGCAGTGCTCATGGGTTCTGGTAAAGATGAGAAATTCCTGTCCATTCTGCTGCAAAGTCGTAACTTTGTGCTTCTACATAAGTCTGGTAAGAATAAGCCTTGGAATGATATAACTTCTGAGAAGTATGATGTTACTAAACTTAGGTTCTTTGGTGACAGTGATACTCCGCTCTTCAAGTCCTCTGACTTCCAGGTTACTCTACAAGATCTCTCTTATACCTACATATTCAATGAAGATGTTAACTGTAAAAAGGTCAGACATTCCAATGATTTTGTTTGGACTCACACTGATGATAAAAGCTTTCAATCCTTAAAGTCACTTCAGCTGGATCTTCCATCAAACCAGTTTAGTGTCACAAATTCCTCTGACCAGACAAAGGAACTTACCAAAGCTAAGAGAACACTTGTCACTCTTGACCTCAATGCAACTCAGTCTACTAATGAGTTCgaatatactaataagAATTATGTAATTACATTCACTACCAAGGATAACCATGTATTCAGTAAGGTAGTTCAGGGTACCAATGTTATCTGGGTGTCCAAGGATGGTATCCATTGTACTTTAGTAATGTCGAAGACTGTTTATGGTGTTAAATTTCTAGCCATGCTCCTgactaataatatgttcatACTGTTCAAAGGGTCTGATGGCTGGCATGATGTAACTTCTAAGAGACGTGATGTTACTAAACTCAAGTTCCTTGTTGAAGATGATACTGAACTCTCCACGTCAGACTACCCAGTTACTCTACAAAATCTATCCTATACCATACTGTTCAACACCAATATCACCTGTAAGAAGATCATGCTAGGAGACGTTGAAGTTTGGACTCACACTGATGACACTGAGTTTTCTGAGATAAAGTCACTTCAGCTAGATcttctaaataataaattccTCATCACCAATCTCCAAGATCTAACAAAGGAAGTCTCTACCAAGGTCACTCTTGATATCAATAAGTCTAAGGATACCAATCAGTTCCATTACTCTAAGGATGGTAATATTAGAACATTCACTCCTAAGGATGACTATGTGTTTAacaaaattgtaaaaacaTACAAATCTAATCCTTGTGTTTCAACATGTGGTGATCATACCTGTTGTGGTTCAATAGATGAACTTGATATATGGACTGCCAAACCAGAAGATCACGGTCTCAAGGCAGTGCTCATGGGTTCTGGTAAAGATGAGAAATTCCTGTCCATTCTGCTGCAAAGTCGTAACTTTGTGCTTCTACATAAGTCTGGTAAGAATAAGCCTTGGAATGATATAACTTCTGAGAAGTATGATGTTACTAAACTTAGGTTCTTTGGTGACAGTGATACTCCGCTCTTCAAGTCCTCTGACTTCCAGGTTACTCTACAAGATCTCTCTTATACCTACATATTCAATGAAGATGTTAACTGTTTGAAGATCAcatacaataataatactctACTGTGGACACATACTGATTATACTGACTTCTCAGAGATAAAGTCACTTCAGCTGGATCTTCCTAAAGACCAGTTTAGTGTCACAAATTCCTCTGACCAGACAAAGGAACTTACCAAAGCTAAGAGAACACTTGTCACTCTTGACCTCAATGCAACTCAGTCTACTAATGAGTTCgaatatactaataagAATTATGTAATTACATTCACTACCAAGGATAACCATGTATTCAGTAAGGTAGTTCAGGGTACCAATGTTATCTGGGTGTCCAAGGATGGTATCCATTGTACTTTAGTAATGTCGAAGACTGTTTATGGTGTTAAATTTCTAGCCATGCTCCTgactaataatatgttcatACTGTTCAAAGGGTCTGATGGCTGGCATGATGTAACTTCTAAGAGACGTGATGTTACTAAACTCAAGTTCCTCGATGAGAGTGATACTCAACTCACCAAGACTGATTACTCAGTGAGAACTGTCTTCctttcatttatttacacattcaatGATGATGTCGTCTGTAAGAAGATAAAGTTAGGAGATGACGAGGTTTGGAAACATAGTGACGATCCTGATTATTCAGAAATCAAGATATTTTCAATAGGTCTTGTATCAAACAGTTTCTATGtctttaataataaaaataaatctaaaaaacTAGACATCAAGGTATCATTGGACATAAATGCTAGTCAGTCTACTGATAAGTTCGATATCAGTGAACATAATTCTATCGTAACATACAGACCCAAGACTGGCTACAAACTCACTAAAGTCTGTGATGGTAATACTGATATCTGGACATCCAGTGATGGTTATGCTACCCAGGTTAGGATTGGATCCTCTGACGATGCAAAATACCTTGCTCTCCTACTGGGTGATGGTACTTTTAAATTCTTCGAAAAGGAATCCGATGACTGGACCGAAATCTCAGACGATAATCTACTTAGAGAGCATATTCCTAACTTCCCTGCTAAGTCCCAAACTCAGACTTCATCTACTACTACTGAAACCATAGGTACTCCCGCTATAACAACACTTACCAAGGTGACCCTGGATATCGAAAAGACTGAGTCTACTAATGAGTTTGACTTTAATGATCAGAATGGTGTCGTTACATTCAAACCTAAGGATAACCACCTGTTCGATAAGGTAGTCGATGGTACCAAAAATATCTGGCAATCCAAAGATAATGTCTTTGGTAGATTAGTGATGTCGATGACTAAGGATGATGGTAAACATCTTGCCATACTActtactaataatatgttcacACTATTCAATGAGAGGAAGACAATGAGTGGACCATCACCAGT